One window of the Leptospira ryugenii genome contains the following:
- a CDS encoding cysteine desulfurase family protein, with product MNSSIPNNLIYLDYNATHPPFADIYQSVEKEYTEEFYNPSGMTRFSLKNQGKIESARKYFSQITGFIEKDLVFSSTGTESNYLLLSAIAKEWGKSASPIVSPFEHPSVFSAVEHFFGDFRIIRTNRNGILDDIHLQNLLEEKKAPLIISLVGNETGVVQDADFLQNLTKVYQTKWYSDLMQAFGKIEVPFDALAGFSFSGHKIGAGMGAALTGFKGLPENVSIFSGGNQENNHRAGTENWPAILRMKLASERTLSQLQTKNEILRGFQKKIEETFESMGAEIISKDQKRVPNTSFILLPIEAVDFFLMGLEERQILVSTGSSCKSRSREASRSLLAMQYSEEEALRCIRVSTGIFSKEEEIETFLRSSQEILERLS from the coding sequence ATGAACTCCTCGATACCAAATAATCTGATCTATTTGGATTACAATGCCACGCACCCTCCATTTGCTGATATTTACCAATCAGTCGAAAAGGAATATACGGAAGAGTTTTATAACCCTTCGGGAATGACTCGATTTTCTCTAAAAAACCAAGGCAAAATTGAATCAGCTCGCAAGTATTTTTCTCAGATTACTGGCTTTATCGAAAAAGATTTAGTTTTTTCATCAACGGGAACAGAGTCCAACTACCTACTGCTGTCAGCCATCGCAAAAGAATGGGGCAAAAGTGCCTCACCTATAGTCAGTCCGTTTGAACACCCCAGTGTTTTTTCTGCCGTAGAACATTTCTTTGGTGACTTTCGTATCATACGTACAAATCGTAACGGAATTTTAGACGATATACACCTCCAAAATCTTTTGGAGGAAAAAAAAGCACCCCTTATCATAAGCCTTGTTGGAAATGAAACTGGTGTTGTACAAGATGCAGATTTTCTTCAAAATTTAACAAAGGTCTACCAAACAAAATGGTATTCTGATCTGATGCAAGCCTTTGGAAAAATAGAAGTTCCCTTCGATGCTCTGGCAGGCTTTAGTTTTTCAGGGCATAAGATAGGAGCAGGAATGGGTGCGGCCCTCACTGGTTTTAAAGGCTTACCGGAGAATGTTTCTATTTTTTCTGGCGGGAACCAAGAGAATAACCATAGAGCAGGCACAGAAAATTGGCCTGCCATTTTGCGGATGAAACTCGCAAGCGAACGAACACTCAGCCAATTGCAGACAAAAAATGAAATACTCCGAGGATTTCAAAAGAAAATCGAAGAGACTTTTGAATCTATGGGGGCGGAGATCATTTCCAAAGACCAGAAGAGAGTACCCAACACCAGTTTCATCCTCCTACCCATAGAGGCGGTCGACTTCTTCCTCATGGGTTTGGAAGAAAGACAAATCCTAGTCTCAACAGGAAGTTCCTGCAAATCCAGATCTAGAGAAGCATCCCGTTCTCTCCTCGCGATGCAGTATAGTGAAGAAGAGGCATTGCGTTGTATTCGTGTTTCAACGGGAATTTTTTCAAAGGAAGAAGAGATAGAAACTTTTTTAAGATCAAGCCAAGAAATCCTGGAACGCCTCTCTTAA